One window of the Dendropsophus ebraccatus isolate aDenEbr1 chromosome 12, aDenEbr1.pat, whole genome shotgun sequence genome contains the following:
- the LOC138769923 gene encoding transcription factor HES-3-like — protein MVTRAEPREPASFRKVSKPLMEKKRRARINVSLEQLKTLLENNYSQNIRKRKLEKADILELTVKYLKTLQNSVQGGAVFRSAEYQAGFRNCLSSVSQFLLKSEECGAPIGHLTFVQDQLLLLPPSSFSTKDSSLLPSATSADVAQPWCSQSGTVQSSDPAPSPCIPEHPALSAAPSPLTLPSRCPVQNVWRPW, from the exons ATGGTGACCCGAGCAGAGCCCAGAGAGCCAGCCAGCTTCAGGAAG GTATCTAAGCCCCtgatggagaagaagagaagagccCGGATCAATGTGTCCCTGGAGCAGCTGAAGACTCTGCTGGAGAACAACTACTCCCAGAAT ATTCGGAAACGCAAGTTAGAAAAAGCGGATATTCTAGAACTTACTGTGAAATATCTGAAAACTCTGCAAAACTCTGTACAAG GTGGCGCAGTCTTCAGGAGTGCCGAGTATCAGGCAGGATTCAGGAATTGTCTGAGCAGTGTGAGCCAGTTCCTGCTGAAGTCTGAGGAGTGTGGCGCCCCCATAGGCCATCTCACCTTTGTACAGGAccagctcctcctcctgccgccctccagcttcagcaccaaggacagcagcctcctcccCAGCGCCACTTCTGCAGATGTCGCACAGCCATGGTGTTCCCAGTCCGGCACAGTCCAGTCCTCTGATCCGGCACCTTCTCCATGCATCCCTGAGCACCCAGCACTGTCTGCAGCCCCCAGTCCTCTTACCCTGCCGTCCAGATGCCCAGTGCAGAATGTGTGGAGACCCTGGTGA